A genomic region of Exiguobacterium oxidotolerans JCM 12280 contains the following coding sequences:
- a CDS encoding pentapeptide repeat-containing protein, translating into MKKKPIIHLPDVPNNLAVETFAEIEIDDPYLYQMMYEKETLPIELTERIDANQVCFRNVSFAGLVFDRASFENVRFEQCDLTGCQFRDSRFHRVLFQDCRLTGVQLEETTLDHVTIKACQANYLQVIRTSLRQVMFEQTAMRETQFFEGKLIDLRFEDVELMESQWVETPLKGLDLRQADVSGITIDPRFLTGAIVTEGQAIAFARLLGLVIPQE; encoded by the coding sequence ATGAAGAAAAAACCGATCATCCATCTACCGGATGTCCCGAATAATTTAGCAGTCGAAACATTTGCAGAAATCGAAATCGATGATCCGTACTTGTATCAAATGATGTATGAAAAAGAAACGTTACCGATCGAGCTGACGGAGCGGATCGATGCCAATCAAGTCTGTTTTCGGAATGTCTCATTTGCGGGTCTCGTGTTTGATCGCGCGTCATTTGAAAATGTCCGATTTGAGCAGTGCGATTTGACAGGCTGTCAGTTCCGTGACAGTCGTTTTCATCGCGTTCTGTTTCAGGACTGTCGCCTGACAGGGGTTCAATTAGAAGAAACGACACTTGATCATGTCACGATCAAAGCATGCCAGGCGAATTACTTACAAGTGATTCGGACATCGCTCCGACAAGTAATGTTTGAGCAGACGGCGATGCGGGAGACACAATTCTTCGAAGGGAAACTCATCGATTTACGTTTTGAGGATGTTGAATTGATGGAAAGTCAGTGGGTTGAAACACCGTTAAAGGGACTCGATTTACGACAAGCGGACGTCTCGGGGATTACGATTGATCCACGCTTTTTGACAGGGGCAATTGTAACGGAAGGACAAGCAATCGCATTTGCCCGATTACTCGGTCTTGTCATTCCGCAAGAATGA
- a CDS encoding MBL fold metallo-hydrolase, which translates to MNIQQIRNATLVLTYANQVFLIDPFLGEKGSLPPFDHTPNTHRNPLVDLPVDVSTLLDPDAVFVTHLHADHFDDAAKQLLPKAVPLYAQNATDVSVIQEAGFTDVQSFDQGVTLRDVKVYRTNGQHGVGEIGQRMGHVSGLVFTHPDEPTLYIAGDTIWCDDVDSAIDTYAPDVIVVNSGAAQFLTGEPITMSERDLLAVHKAAAEATIVVSHLEAVNHCLLRRDMIADFLAANHLSAHFLIPDDGETLSF; encoded by the coding sequence GTGAACATCCAGCAAATTCGAAATGCGACACTCGTCTTGACCTATGCCAACCAAGTTTTTTTAATTGATCCTTTTCTCGGTGAAAAGGGTTCGCTTCCTCCGTTCGACCATACACCGAACACCCACCGCAACCCCCTTGTCGACTTACCGGTCGATGTCTCGACCTTACTCGACCCGGATGCCGTCTTCGTGACACATCTTCACGCCGATCATTTCGATGATGCTGCCAAACAGCTACTCCCGAAGGCGGTTCCGCTCTATGCCCAAAACGCGACGGACGTTTCTGTCATTCAAGAGGCCGGATTCACGGACGTTCAGTCGTTCGACCAAGGCGTGACACTGCGCGATGTCAAAGTTTACCGCACGAATGGTCAACACGGCGTCGGCGAAATCGGGCAACGGATGGGACACGTATCCGGTCTCGTCTTTACACATCCTGATGAACCGACGCTTTATATCGCCGGTGACACGATTTGGTGCGACGACGTCGATTCTGCGATCGATACGTATGCCCCCGATGTCATCGTCGTCAATAGTGGTGCGGCTCAGTTCCTGACAGGTGAACCAATCACGATGTCGGAACGTGATCTATTAGCGGTCCACAAGGCAGCGGCTGAAGCGACGATTGTCGTCTCACACCTTGAAGCTGTCAACCACTGCCTCCTCCGCCGCGATATGATTGCTGACTTTTTAGCAGCAAATCATCTCTCCGCTCACTTTTTGATTCCGGACGACGGCGAGACGCTGTCCTTTTAA
- a CDS encoding arsinothricin resistance N-acetyltransferase ArsN1 family A — translation MMIRLVQEADLPDVLAIYNEGIEDRIATLETDTKDLAFMQQWFSERSERHAGYVAYEGSKILGFISLDAYNPRPVYQSVGELSVYITRTHRGQGIGKRLLDIIEEHAIAQGMHKLILFTFPFNRIGQKLYIKAGFRIVGTFKEQGMLNGYYVDVLAMEKILPKPDQ, via the coding sequence ATGATGATTCGTCTCGTTCAAGAAGCCGACTTACCGGACGTGCTCGCCATTTATAATGAAGGAATTGAAGACCGCATCGCGACGCTCGAGACGGATACGAAAGATCTCGCCTTCATGCAGCAATGGTTCAGTGAACGCTCCGAGCGACATGCGGGTTACGTCGCCTATGAAGGATCAAAGATTCTTGGCTTCATTTCGCTCGATGCCTACAATCCGCGTCCCGTCTATCAGTCCGTCGGTGAACTGTCCGTCTACATCACACGGACGCACCGCGGACAAGGAATCGGTAAACGATTACTCGACATCATCGAAGAACATGCGATTGCTCAAGGGATGCATAAGCTGATTCTCTTTACGTTCCCCTTCAACCGGATTGGACAAAAACTCTACATCAAAGCCGGATTCCGAATCGTCGGTACCTTTAAAGAACAAGGAATGTTAAACGGATATTACGTTGATGTCCTGGCGATGGAAAAAATTCTCCCTAAACCGGACCAATGA
- a CDS encoding DNA polymerase thumb domain-containing protein, with amino-acid sequence MSSDTDFPNQRIFCVDSVSFYAGCECHYRNLPPLTTKLAVVSDLKRSGSVILAASPALKTLGIKTASRLYQIEQLPYKERKQIHIVEPRMLCYMKTSIRVLDVLHQFGPPEAIRVYSIDESFIDMTGTEHLFGTDFEAANQLQSAILEQTGIHVRIGIGPNNVIAKLTLDLLGKKQGIARCGYADVPRLLHDFPIRKMWGVGHQMEHHLNHLGIETIGDLAAAPLETLHERFGVIGAELWHHAWGIDQSPTTIDPTALFRPASSRQKTIGHGVTLMRDYYEYDQIRLVLSELASDVAARVRFSNQLGWTVHLGVRYSRHVVRAGFSKQLRLPYPTSDERIILRHILQLFEPNWLEHEPIRFLSVSLGQLVPDQGALQLSLFEDNTRVWKRKRLLKAIDHVNVRYGKGTIRLAVSFLDTSVAKRRLRFVGGHPGGDGNDTVS; translated from the coding sequence GTGTCTTCTGATACGGATTTTCCAAATCAACGTATTTTTTGCGTGGATAGTGTCTCTTTTTATGCCGGCTGCGAGTGCCATTACCGAAATCTACCACCATTAACAACAAAATTAGCCGTCGTTTCCGATTTAAAACGAAGCGGCTCCGTCATTTTAGCGGCGAGCCCTGCTTTGAAGACGCTTGGTATCAAAACGGCAAGCCGTCTCTACCAGATTGAACAACTCCCGTATAAGGAACGAAAGCAGATTCACATCGTCGAACCACGCATGTTATGCTACATGAAAACGTCGATTCGTGTCCTCGATGTGCTCCATCAATTCGGACCACCGGAAGCAATCCGGGTCTACTCGATTGACGAAAGTTTCATTGACATGACGGGAACGGAGCACCTCTTCGGTACGGATTTTGAAGCGGCTAACCAATTACAGTCAGCTATCCTGGAACAAACCGGTATTCACGTCCGAATCGGGATTGGTCCTAATAACGTCATCGCGAAACTAACCCTTGATTTACTCGGGAAGAAACAAGGCATCGCGCGTTGTGGTTACGCCGACGTCCCGCGTCTCTTACATGACTTTCCGATTCGCAAGATGTGGGGAGTCGGTCATCAAATGGAGCATCACCTGAATCATTTAGGGATTGAGACGATCGGCGATTTGGCGGCCGCACCATTAGAAACACTACACGAACGTTTTGGTGTCATCGGTGCCGAACTTTGGCATCATGCATGGGGCATCGATCAATCTCCGACGACGATTGACCCGACCGCTTTATTTCGTCCGGCATCATCCCGACAGAAGACGATTGGTCATGGCGTGACACTGATGCGTGATTATTACGAATACGACCAGATTCGACTGGTCTTAAGTGAGCTCGCAAGCGATGTCGCAGCCCGCGTCCGCTTTTCCAATCAACTCGGCTGGACGGTTCACTTAGGTGTCCGTTACTCAAGACATGTTGTCCGGGCAGGATTTTCAAAGCAACTCCGTCTCCCTTATCCGACTTCAGACGAACGGATTATCCTTCGGCATATCCTTCAGCTGTTCGAGCCGAACTGGCTCGAACACGAACCGATTCGTTTTTTGTCCGTCTCGCTCGGTCAACTCGTCCCCGACCAAGGTGCACTGCAACTGTCGTTGTTCGAAGACAATACCCGTGTTTGGAAACGCAAACGCTTGTTAAAGGCAATCGATCATGTCAACGTCCGTTACGGGAAGGGAACCATCCGCCTCGCTGTTTCTTTTCTTGATACAAGTGTCGCCAAGCGCCGCCTCCGCTTCGTCGGTGGTCATCCGGGAGGTGACGGCAATGACACGGTATCGTGA